From the genome of Streptacidiphilus sp. PB12-B1b:
TCCAGGTTCCCGCCGATCAGGAAGCCGGTGGCGCGGCCCGCGCGCAGGGCGCGGGCCGGGGCGGCGCTGAGCACGGTGCGCGGCCGGTCGTCCGCCGCGTCCCAGGGCAGGAACTCGGTCACCTGCTCGGCCGGGAGCGGGACCGGGCCGATCGGCCGGTCGCAGCCCAGCACCTGCTGGAACATCCGCCGGGTGTACTCCAGGCTGCCGCCGAACTCGCCCCACTGCGGCAGGAGTTGCGGCCCGAGCACGACACCGGTGCCGGTGCGCTGCCAGATGGCGACCAGCAGCGCCGTGGTGTCGCTGTAGCCGACCAGCGGCTTCGGGTGGGCCCGGATCAGGTCGTAGTCCAGCAGGTCGAGCAGCTGGTTCGCGTTGTACCCGCCGATCGAGGTCATGATCGCCCGGACCTGGTCGTCCAGGTACAACTCGTGCAGGTCGGCGGCGCGATCGGCGGGCGTCCCGGCGGTGTGGCCGGTGTCGCGCAGCCAGTTCCGTCCGCCCCTGACCCGGTAGCCGAGCTCCTCCAGGTGGGCCAGCGCCCGCTCCCGGCGCCGGGGGTAGCGGGCCGCGTGCGCCATCGACGGCGCGCAGACTCCGATCGTGTCACCCGGGCGCAGCGGCGCGGGCCGCAGCACCCCGGGTGCCGTCGTGCTGGGTCCTGGCACGGTGGCTCACGCCCCGCGCTTGGCGACGAAGAAGAGGTTGTTGCCGCGCTCGGCCAGCGCGCTCTCGCCGAGCAGGCTCAGCTCCAGCTCGCGGATCTGCCGGTAGTGCTCCGGGTCCGACAGGGTGCGCAGCACGCCCGCGCTGGAGCCGTCCAGCTGGGTCTCCTGGTAGCCGGGGTAGACCAGCACCGGGTAGCCGGTGCGGACGGTGGTGTGCAGGCCGACCCGGGCCAGGTCGCCCTGGAGCTCGGTGGGCGTGAACAGGTGCATGGCGGGCATGTCCGGGGTGAACCTGCCGGTGCGGTCGAGCACGGCCGAGCGGGCCTCGTCCAGGTTGCCGACCATGATGTTGAAGAAGGCCGTGTGGTAGCGGTTCGGCAGCACCAGGGCCATCTGGGCGCCCGGGTTCATCAGCGAGCTGAGCTGGCGCAGCACCTCGGTCGGCTCGGCGACGAAGCCCAGCACGTTGTGGAAGCTGATCACCAGGTCGAAGCTGTGGCCGGCCAGGTCCTCGGCGACGTTCATCAGGTCGCCGTTCACCACGGTCAGGCGGTCCTGGTAGCCGTGCTGCTCGGCCTTGGCGGTCGCGTGCCGGGACATGTCGGGGCTGAGGTCGTACAGCACCCCGGTGAGGTCCGGGCGGGCGGTCAGCAGCCGGTCGGTCCAGCGGCCGGTGCCGCCGCCCGCGTCCAGCAGCCGGCCGCCCTGGGGCAGGTTCGGCAGCACGTGGCGCTCGATGGACTCCCAGAGCAGTTCGTCGGAGAGGCGCCAGTAGACCTGCTCGTCGACCCGGTCGTAGCCGTCGGCCTTGTCCCGGAAGTAGCTGAGCACCTCGGCGTGCTCGGCGCTGTCGACGGATTCGGAGAGCTGGGACGTCATTGCGGTTTTCCTATCATGGAGGTGACGGAGCGTCAGGGGAGGGGCTGCGGATCAGGGCAGGATGGCGCTGCCGTTGAAGCGGAGCAGCAGGGCGAGGTCGCGGATGTCGTCGTGCTTGGTCGCCCAGAGCAGGAAGCGCTCGACGCCCAGGCCGAAACCGGCGGTGCGGAGTGGATGGCGCTGCTTCATGACCGTGTACCACTCGTAGCTCTCGGCGGGGACCTCGTGCAGGCTCAGCGCCTTGGCGAGGGTCTCCCCGTCCGGGTGCCGCTCGCCGGAGCCGACCGTCTCACCGACGCCGAACAGCAGGTCGGCGCTGAGCGCCTTGGTCGGGTCGGCCTCGTCGAACGCCTGGTAGAACGGCACGCTCAGGTGGTCGGGGTGGGTCACCCAGACGTACCCGCCGAACTGCTCCATCAGCTCGCGCTCCCCGGCGCGGGTCAGGTTGCGGCAGCGGGGCTCCAACTCGGTGACGAAGCGCGGGTCGGCGTCCAGCCGCTCGACCGCCTCGTCGAAGGTGATCCGCGGCAGCGCCGAGGAGCCGGCCAGCTCCTCCAGGTGCTCCACCGTTCCGGCCATCTCGCGGACCGCGTCACCGGCGTACGCCAGCAGGCCCGCCGCCAGGTACCTGAGGTAGTCCTCCACGGTGCGGATGACGTCGTCCAGGCCGCCGACGATCTCGGCCTCGCTGTGGAAGAACTGGCACAGGTGGGTCTCGTCGGCCGGCTCGCCGCGGAAGGACGGCATCAGGTAGTACGAGCCCTCGGGCGCGAGCCGGCAGCCGAACTCGAGCATGAACTGCATGGAGTCCGCGAGGTAGGTGGGGACGCCCTCCAGGTTCACCATCACCGGGCTGCTGTCGCTGCCCCGGCCCATCGGGCTGGAGATCGAGCCGGTGGTGATCGGGAGGTGCAGGTTCCGCGCCCTGCGCTCGGTCCAGAAGGCGGTGGTCCGGTGGGCGATGACATCCTGGAGCACGGTCAGGTTCCGGTACCACGGGTTTTCCAGCACCGTCAGGTAGTGGTCGTCCGGGTTCTTCCAGGAACGCGGTGCGGGAGTCGTCTCGACAGACATGGAGGTCCTTTGCTGTGTTGGGCCGGCTTACTCGGCCCGACGAATGGACGGCGCCGATCCGCAGGACTCACCGGAATTGCGGCACACATCATCGTGGACACCAATCGGCGTACCGGTCCAGGGATTTGGGCTGCGTCCAGTGGCCATGTCCGGTCGCCGCCAATTCCGGTCGCGGCAGTGCGGATTCCGCACGTTCCCGGCGGTGTCTCGCATGGCAAGACAGGCCCGGAGCGGTGCGAGAAGTCGCCACGGCGGGACCCCGCCGCGTTCTGTACTGGATTCCGTTCGGCCACGAATGCCAGGCTGGCCGCGCAGCCGAATTGAACCGGAAAGCACGCCGCTGCTCGTTCGTCCGCCCTCTGGAGTGGTGTCCCTGTGCTGTCCCTAGTCCCCCCAGCGGCGGTGCCCTCCGCCGTGGTCGCCGGCGTCGGGCTGACCCTGTCCGGTACGGCGGCCGTGCTCAGGCGCAGCGCGGCCCTGGAACTGTCGGCCGTGCTCGACCTCGGGGGCGGCGTCGGCCGGGGCTGGCGGCAGCTGCTGGCCGCGCCGGAGGTCGATCTGGTGGTGCTCGACGAGACCGGCCCGGAACGCCTGCGGAAGGTGCGCCAACTGGCCGATTCGGGCAAGGCGGTGCTGCTGGCCGATCCTTTCCCGCTCACGGTCGAGGAGTTGGACGGCCTGCTGACGGCGGAGCGCGCGAGCGACCGGCCGATCGGCCTGCTGGCGCCGCACCGGGCCCTGCTCGGTGCGGCCGCCCAGGGCCACAGCTGGGGGCCGCTGACCTGCGGTGTACTGGCGGTCTCCGGATTCCGCCAGGTGGAGGCGCACCGCTGGGGCCGCTGGGGGGCGCTGGCCGACGGCGCCCCGGCCCAGGCCGCGCTCCGGGCGGTCGCCCCCTACCTGGATCTGGTCTGCCAACTGCTGGGCGAGCCGCAGGTGTTGTGCAGCCTGGGCCCGGGCTCCGGCGCGGACGTCGGGCTGGTCGACTTCGCCCAGGGGGCCCGGCTGGCCTGGGCGGTCACCTCCCGGGCCACGGCCCAGGTCGAGCGGCTCGACCTGCTGGACGGCGGGCACCGGCTGCGGCTGGAGGACGGCTGGCTGCACGTCGAGGGGCCCGCCGGTCGCAGCACCACGGAGCTGACCTCGCTGCCCGCCGCGCACGAGCTGCTGCTCGGCGAGATGGCCGCGGCGATCAACGCTGTTGGTAAGCTTCGCTATTGCAGTCTGGCTGCCGGTCGTGGCCTGGCGATGCTCCTGGGGGCCTGGAAGACCTGACGACGTTGAGCCGGCTGGTGCGCCCCGAAGGCCGTGCAGCCCGAAGCGGACTGAGCCCGTGGTGTCCCGTCCGGGGCGGTGGAACGGGCCCTCGGCGCCGACGGACTGCAGATCAAGTTATGGAGTGGGTGAGTTGACAGACATCGAGAGCTTGCGACGATCCTTCCTGGACGAGTTGTCCGGGGCGTCCCAACGAGTCGAGCTTGAGGCGGTGCGAACCTCATTCCTCGGCCGCCGCAGCGTCATCAAGGAGGGATTCCGTCGCCTGGCCGACCTGCCGGAGGAGGAGCGCCGGGAGCAGGCAGTCCGGCTGAACGAACTCTCGCAGCACATGCAGCGCGAGATCGACGCCCGGGTCGATGCGGCCCGCAAGGCGGAGACCGCCAAGCAGTTGGAGGCGGAGTGGCTCGATGTCACGCTGCCCGGCCAGGCGCCGCGAACCGGCTCCTGGCACCCGCTCACCGAGGTCGTGCAGCGCTGCCTGGCCGTCCTGCGGCAGCTCGGGTTCGAGCACGCCGAGGGCCCTGAGGTCGAGGACGCCTACCACAACTTCGACGCCCTCAACATCCCGAAGCACCACCCTGCCCGGGACATGCAGGACACCTTCTGGCTGGGCCCCGAGAAGCTGTTGCGCTCGCACACCACCACCGTCCAGGCGCGCGTCCTCGGCCAGGGCAGGGAGCTGCCGATCAAGATCGCGGCGGCCGGGCGGGTGTACCGCAACGAGGCGGTGGACGCCACCCACCTGGCGATGTTCCACCAGCTGGAGGGCTTCTGGCTGGAGCCGGGCCTGAGCGTCGGCCACCTGAAGAGTCTGCTCGCCTTCGTCGCCACCTCGCTCTACGGCGAGGACGTCAGGTTCCGCTTCAAGCCCAAGTACTACCCGTACACCGAGCCCTCGCTCGGGCTCGACATCGCCTGCACCAACTGCGGCGGCGCCGGCTGCGAGGCCTGCCACCACATCGGCTGGGTGACCATCATCGGGGCCGGCATGATCCACCCGGCGGTGCTGCGCGAGTTCGGCTACGACCGGGACGGGATCACCGGTATCGCGTTCGGCTGGGGCACCACCCGGATGACCGCGCAGTGGCTGGGCGTCTCCAAGGTCAGGCCGCTCTACGGATCCGACCAGCGCCTGCTGAACTACCTTCACCGAGGCCAGCAATGAAAATGACGATCGCAGGTCTGCGGACCTTCCTCCCCGGACTCCCCGGCGACGCCACCGTGTTCCGCAACGCCCTGGACGAGTCCGGCCTGGAGGTCAAGAGCATCACCGCGGACGGTCCGCTGACCGCGGTGAGCCTGGAGTTCCTGGCCAACCGGGGGGACCACCGCAGCTACGCCGGGGTCGCCCTGGAGCTGTCGGCCCGGCTCGGCCTTCCGCTCGCCACCGTCGCCGTCGCCCCGATCGTGGTCGGCGCCGACGGCCCCGCGGTCTCGGTGTCCTCGGACCGCTGCCTGGCCTACACCCTGACCGCGCTGGAGGTGCTGGACGGGGCGGCCGAGCTGCCCGCCGACACCGTCGAGCGGCTGGTCACCGCCGACCTGCACACCGGTCTGAGCGTGCTGGACGCGGCGGAGGCGGCCGGTCTCGAACTCGGCCAGCCGGTCCAGGTGTTCGACGCCGACCGGGTGGTCGGGGCGGTCGAGGTCCGGGAGAGCCGGGCCGACGAGAGCTTCCGGGCGATCGGCGCCGAGACCGCCCGGGCGCTGCCGGAGGGCACGCTGGTGGTGGCCGACCAGGAGAAGATCATCGCGGTGGCCGGGGTGGTCGGCGGCGAACTCGCCCGGGTGACCGCCGGTACCCGCCGGGTGCTGCTGGAGTCGGCTGCGTTCGAGCCGGTCCCGGTCCGGCTCGCGGCCACGGCGCTGGGGCTGTCCAACCCGGTGTCCCAGCGCTTCGAGCGCGGCGCCGACCCGACCGCGGTGCACGCCGGGGCCGGCCGGGCGCTGGCCCTGCTGGAGGGGGCCGGGGCCGCCGTGCGGACCGGCACGACCAGCGAGCCGCGCCGCTGGGCGGGTTCGCTGCCGGTGCTGACCGTGGACGCGGAGCGGGCCTCGACCTTCCTCGGCGCCGCGCTGGACGCCGACGAGGTGGCCGAGCGGCTGGCCGCGTACGGCTTCCGGGCCGTCGGCGAGGGCCGGTTCGAGGTCCCCGGCACCCGCATCTGGGACGTCAAGGAGACCGAGGACCTGTACGAGGAGCTGGCCAGGCACATCGGCTTCGACCAGCTCCCGGCCCAGCCGCTGCCGGCCGGCCTCGGCGCCGCCCCGACCCCGCACGAGGAGCTGGTCGGGACGATCGGCGACACCCTGGTCGGCCTCGGCTTCTACGAGACCTTCACCGACGGCTTCTACGCCAAGGACACCCTGAAGGTCCTCTCGCCGTCCGACGGTCACCCGCTGGCGGCACACGTCGGCATCGCCAACGCCGAGGACCGCCGGTACTCGATGCTCAAGAACAACTGCCTGGCCCAGGCGGTCGTCGCGGTCGGCGCCAACCTGCGCTTCAAGCAGGAGTGGATCCGGCTGTTCGAGGTGACCCGGGTGTTCGAGCCCTCGACGGAGGCCGCCAACGGCTTCTGTCACGAGCGCCCGGTGCTCTGGGCGATCGTCTCCGGGGAGCTCCAGGAGGGGCTGTGGTCCGGCAAGTCCGGCACCGCGGACTTCTTCTTCCTGCGCGGTGCGGCCGAGGAGATCGCACTCGCCTGCGGCGTCCGGCTGACCGTGCGGCGGCTCCCGGAGAGCCACCCCCTGGCCGACTTCCTGCACCCGCACCGCAGCGCCGAACTGCTGGTGGACGGGGCCCCCGCGGGCGTCTGCGGCGAGGTGCACCCCGACGTGCGGCACCGGGCCGGGCTCGGCGGCAAGCGCCCGGTCTACCTGGAACTCGACCTGGAGGCCTGGTCGGTGCGGACGGAGCGGGCGGTCGGCGAGCGGTTCAAGGAGGACCCGGCGGTCGAGCGGATGCTCGACTTCGTCACCCCCCGCACGGTCTCCAACGACCAGGTGGCCGAGACGCTGCGCGAGGCCGCCCCGGAGTGGCTGCGCTCGGTCGAGGTCGACGACGTCTTCCTGCCGGACCGGGCCGACCCCGGCCGGCGGTCCGTCACCTACCTGCTGCGTTTCGACAGCGAGCCGCCCCGTCCGGCGGAGGACACCAACCAGGTGCTGGACCAGCTGGTCCAGGCCGTGACCGAGCGCTTCGGCACCGAAGGCGTGCACCTGCGCGCCTGACCGTCCGGCCCTCCCGGTGCGTCCGCCGTCCCGGCGGCGGGCGCACCGGGCCCCATCCGAGGAGATGCCCACCGTGCCCCAGAACCCTGTGCTGCTGTACGACGGGGACTGCGCCTTCTGCTCCAGCAGCGTCCGGTTCGCCGAGCGCCGCCTGGGCACCGAGGGCTGGCAGGCGACGCCGTTCCAGTTCGCCGACATGCCCGCCATCGCCGAGTTCACCGGCCACCGGGCCACGGTGGACCGGGCCGAGCACGAGGTGCTCTGGGTCACGCCCACCCGTCAGGTGTACGGCGGCGCGCAGGCGGTGGCCCGGCTGCTGCTCCGCACCGGCCCGGCGCCGGTGGCCTTCGCGGCGGCGGCGAGCCTGCTGCCGCCGATCGGCCTGCTGGCCGCCGGCGTCTACCGGCTGGTGGCGCTCAACCGGCACCGGCTGCCCGGCGGTACGGCGCAGTGCGCCCTGCCTCGGCGCTGAGCACCGGGGACAGCGGGGGCCCGGCCGGGTCGTCCAGCAGCCCGGCCCGGGTGAGGTGCACCGCGGCCTGGAAGCGGCTCTGCACGCCCAACCGGTTCTGCAGGGTGGCGATGGCCCGGCTCAGCGTCCTCGGGGAGACGCTGAGCTGACGGGCGATCGCGTCGTCCTTCGCGCCCATGGCGAGCATCCTGACGATCGCCAGCTCCTGGGCGGTCAACGAGAGCAGCCCGGCGTGCTCGGCCTCGTGCAGCACCTCGTCCGCCATCGAGGCGCCGTGCCAGTGGAAGTCGAAGATGGCCTCCAGCGAGCGCACGACCTCGGCGCTGCGGATGGCGAAGGCGCCCTTCGAGGTGTCCTCGGGGGCGATCGGCAGCACCGCCAGGTTCTCGTCCAGCAGGATCATCCGGATCGGCAGGTAGGACGCCAGCCGGACGTCGGCGCCCTGGTGGGTGGCCTCGGCCAGGTAGTCGCGGACATAGCCGATCGAGGCGATGTGCCTGGGGTACAGGGCCTTGATCTGCACGCCCCGGGAGATCACCTCGATGTCCCGCATGATCATCTCGTCGATCAGCTCCTGCGGCGGGGCCCCGCCCGGGTGCATCACCAGCTGTCGCTGCTGGATTCCGCCCACCCGCTCCTGGATGAAGGCGTTGACCTCGGCGCCGGAGGGCAGCAGCTCGATGTGCGCCCCGCCGGCCAGCTGCCCCTCCATCGGGAAGCTCCGCATCAGCGTCCTGACCCGGTCCCGGGTACTGGCCAGGCGGCGCCGGCCCTCCGCCAGGATCTGCTCCTCGGACGCGAGCAGCCGGGTCAGCGCCTCCTCGGGGCGGGTGCAGGTGTAGCCCGAGGGCACCGTCGGGGTGGGGGTGAGCAGCCCGAGATCGGCGAGCCGGGCAACCGCCTGCTCCACCTGCACCGGCTCGGCCCCCACCTCCGGGCCGAGCGTGGCCGCATCCCAGTCCGTTCGCCCGCCCGCCGTCCAGTACAGCAGCCGGGCCAAGTTGTCGATCCTGTCCTCGGGCTCTTCGTTCTTCACTCGAATCTCCTCCCCCAGCGCTGATCCTGCCCGTTGGATTCCGTACCGGTGCGCGGGGCGGGCGGTCCTTCGTACGAATCGGACGCGCAAGCAATGGTCGGGACTTTTACATACTTGGGTGCGGTGGTCAAGCGCAACCAATCCCCGCCGGACGGCGGCCGATTTCCCGGCACGCGGGCCTGCTGCCGCCCGCGCGGACGGCTTGCTCCACCGGCGTCAACTGCCCTGAGCTGCGGCGTATTCCGGCCGCACCCGGGCGGTGGGGTGAGGCCGCGGTGCCTGCCCCGACCGCCCTCGCGTCTCACCATGTGGACGCAGCGGCACCGCTGACCGTTCCTCGCCATGACGCGACGCCGCCCCGGGAATTGCTGGACTTCCCCGGGCGGCGGCGAAATAGTTGAGCGACGGCCGTTCATTCGCAGGGCCCTGGTGCGCCCATTCATGGCTGACGGAAATGGGCCGGGAGAATACCGCCGACCTCTCCTCGAATTTCTTGCGCACCGACCGGTCACCGTCGTGTCCGCCCACGCCCCGGACCGGGCTCGACCACACCGCCTGAGACACCGAGGAAGTCCCGTGCTGCCAGCAGCCACCCCCCTGTCTATGCCGCTGCCCGTGCCGCCGCCCCTGGCCCTGAGCCAAGGCGCGGAGATCCACCTGACCGGCGACGATCCGGCCGACGCCGTCACCGCGCTGCTGACCACCGCCGTCCGCGCGCCGGACGCCGGGGTGGTGACCGTCTCCGCGGACGGCCAGCCGAGCACCCTCACCTACCCCGAGCTGCTGGAACGGGCCCGCCGCCTGCTGTCCGGGCTGCGGGCGCAGGGCGCCGCCCCGGGGGATCACATCGTGCTCCAGGGGCTGCAACTGCCGGACTTCTTCCCGGCGTTCTGGGCCTGCCTGCTGGGCGGCCTGCGCCCCGCGGCCATCGCCGGCGCTTGCGAGGGCGGTGCCGGCGGCCCGGTGCTGGAACGCCTGGTCCACAGCTGGCGGCTGCTGGACCGGCCGTTGATCGTCACCGACGCCCCGGGCGCCGCCGCGGTGCGCCGCCAGGCCGGGCGGTTCGGCCCCGACGAGCCCAGGACCGTGGACGTCGCGGCCCTGGCCGGGCACGCGCCCGCCAGCGACCACCACCGGCCCGCCGAGGACGACATCGCCCTGCTCATGCTCTCCTCGGGCAGCACCGGAGCGCCCAAGGCGGCGCAGCTCACCCATCGGGCGCTCGCCGAGTTCGCCCACGGCGCGCGCCGCACGCTGGGCCTGGACCCCGGCGACTCCACGCTCAACTGGCTGCCGGTCGACCACAGCGGCGCCTTCCTGCTGCACCACCTGCTGGAGGTCTTCGTCGGCTGCACCAATGTGCACGCGCCGACCGAACTCGTCCTGGGCGAGCCGCTGCGCTGGCTGGACCTGCTCGCCGAGCACCGGACCACCCACACCTGGGCGCCGATGTTCGGCTACCGGCTCGTCTCCCAGGCCCTGGCCCGGAACCCCGGCAGGCACTGGGACCTCACGCCGATCCGGATCCTGCTCTCCGGCGGGGAGCAGATCCTGCCGTCGTCGGTGGCCGAGTTCCTCGCCGCCACCGCCGCCCACGGCGTCCCCGGCGACTCCTTCGTACCGGCCTGGGGCATGGCCGAGACCACGACCGGCATCGCCTACGGGCGCCGCCCCGCCGATGGCGCCGGCGTCCACCGGGTCCTGCGGTCCAGCCTGGGCGGCGAGTTGGTGTTCGCGGACGACAGCGCCGACGGCCCGGAGGTGCTGACCTTCGTGTCGGTCGGGCCCCCCGAGCCCGGCGCCGCCCTGCGGATCGTGGACGGCGCGGGCACGCTGCTCCCGGAGCGGCGGATCGGCCGACTGCAGGTGCGCTCCGCCCGGGTCACCGCCGGCTACGCCAACGACGCGCGGGCCACCGCCGCCGCCTTCGCCGACGGGGACTGGCTGGAGACCGGGGACCTCGGATACCTGGCGGGCGGGGAGCTGGTGATCACCGGCCGGGCCAAGGACGTCATCATCCTCAACGGCCAGAACCACTACTGCCAGGAGATCGAGGCGGCCGCCGCGACGGTCGCCGGGGTGACCGCCGGCGCGGTGGGCGCCTGCGGCGTCCCCAACCCCGCGACCGGGAGCGAGGACCTCGTCCTCCTGTTCGCGGCCCGGCCGGGCGATCCGGCCGAGCCGGAGCGGATCGGACGGGAGGTCAGGGCGGCGCTGTTCACCCGGCTGCGGCTGGTGGCGGCCAGGGTCGTGGCCGTGCCGACCGAGCGGTTCCCGATCACGGCCAGCGGCAAGGTCCGGCGCGGCGAACTCCGCGAACG
Proteins encoded in this window:
- a CDS encoding thiol-disulfide oxidoreductase DCC family protein, whose amino-acid sequence is MPTVPQNPVLLYDGDCAFCSSSVRFAERRLGTEGWQATPFQFADMPAIAEFTGHRATVDRAEHEVLWVTPTRQVYGGAQAVARLLLRTGPAPVAFAAAASLLPPIGLLAAGVYRLVALNRHRLPGGTAQCALPRR
- a CDS encoding bifunctional 2-polyprenyl-6-hydroxyphenol methylase/3-demethylubiquinol 3-O-methyltransferase UbiG; amino-acid sequence: MTSQLSESVDSAEHAEVLSYFRDKADGYDRVDEQVYWRLSDELLWESIERHVLPNLPQGGRLLDAGGGTGRWTDRLLTARPDLTGVLYDLSPDMSRHATAKAEQHGYQDRLTVVNGDLMNVAEDLAGHSFDLVISFHNVLGFVAEPTEVLRQLSSLMNPGAQMALVLPNRYHTAFFNIMVGNLDEARSAVLDRTGRFTPDMPAMHLFTPTELQGDLARVGLHTTVRTGYPVLVYPGYQETQLDGSSAGVLRTLSDPEHYRQIRELELSLLGESALAERGNNLFFVAKRGA
- a CDS encoding helix-turn-helix transcriptional regulator encodes the protein MKNEEPEDRIDNLARLLYWTAGGRTDWDAATLGPEVGAEPVQVEQAVARLADLGLLTPTPTVPSGYTCTRPEEALTRLLASEEQILAEGRRRLASTRDRVRTLMRSFPMEGQLAGGAHIELLPSGAEVNAFIQERVGGIQQRQLVMHPGGAPPQELIDEMIMRDIEVISRGVQIKALYPRHIASIGYVRDYLAEATHQGADVRLASYLPIRMILLDENLAVLPIAPEDTSKGAFAIRSAEVVRSLEAIFDFHWHGASMADEVLHEAEHAGLLSLTAQELAIVRMLAMGAKDDAIARQLSVSPRTLSRAIATLQNRLGVQSRFQAAVHLTRAGLLDDPAGPPLSPVLSAEAGRTAPYRRAAGAG
- a CDS encoding phenylalanine--tRNA ligase beta subunit-related protein produces the protein MTIAGLRTFLPGLPGDATVFRNALDESGLEVKSITADGPLTAVSLEFLANRGDHRSYAGVALELSARLGLPLATVAVAPIVVGADGPAVSVSSDRCLAYTLTALEVLDGAAELPADTVERLVTADLHTGLSVLDAAEAAGLELGQPVQVFDADRVVGAVEVRESRADESFRAIGAETARALPEGTLVVADQEKIIAVAGVVGGELARVTAGTRRVLLESAAFEPVPVRLAATALGLSNPVSQRFERGADPTAVHAGAGRALALLEGAGAAVRTGTTSEPRRWAGSLPVLTVDAERASTFLGAALDADEVAERLAAYGFRAVGEGRFEVPGTRIWDVKETEDLYEELARHIGFDQLPAQPLPAGLGAAPTPHEELVGTIGDTLVGLGFYETFTDGFYAKDTLKVLSPSDGHPLAAHVGIANAEDRRYSMLKNNCLAQAVVAVGANLRFKQEWIRLFEVTRVFEPSTEAANGFCHERPVLWAIVSGELQEGLWSGKSGTADFFFLRGAAEEIALACGVRLTVRRLPESHPLADFLHPHRSAELLVDGAPAGVCGEVHPDVRHRAGLGGKRPVYLELDLEAWSVRTERAVGERFKEDPAVERMLDFVTPRTVSNDQVAETLREAAPEWLRSVEVDDVFLPDRADPGRRSVTYLLRFDSEPPRPAEDTNQVLDQLVQAVTERFGTEGVHLRA
- a CDS encoding LD-carboxypeptidase → MPGPSTTAPGVLRPAPLRPGDTIGVCAPSMAHAARYPRRRERALAHLEELGYRVRGGRNWLRDTGHTAGTPADRAADLHELYLDDQVRAIMTSIGGYNANQLLDLLDYDLIRAHPKPLVGYSDTTALLVAIWQRTGTGVVLGPQLLPQWGEFGGSLEYTRRMFQQVLGCDRPIGPVPLPAEQVTEFLPWDAADDRPRTVLSAAPARALRAGRATGFLIGGNLETLLSLAGTGYWPELDGALLLLESTGADPAKLTAQFTQLRQIGVLDRIAGLGLGRFTDPEFDRSEALAELVAQETAGFQGPVVSGLPFGHTDPMLCVPFGARAELTAAAECGLTVLDSAVAA
- a CDS encoding amino acid--tRNA ligase-related protein, with the protein product MSVETTPAPRSWKNPDDHYLTVLENPWYRNLTVLQDVIAHRTTAFWTERRARNLHLPITTGSISSPMGRGSDSSPVMVNLEGVPTYLADSMQFMLEFGCRLAPEGSYYLMPSFRGEPADETHLCQFFHSEAEIVGGLDDVIRTVEDYLRYLAAGLLAYAGDAVREMAGTVEHLEELAGSSALPRITFDEAVERLDADPRFVTELEPRCRNLTRAGERELMEQFGGYVWVTHPDHLSVPFYQAFDEADPTKALSADLLFGVGETVGSGERHPDGETLAKALSLHEVPAESYEWYTVMKQRHPLRTAGFGLGVERFLLWATKHDDIRDLALLLRFNGSAILP
- the pheS gene encoding phenylalanine--tRNA ligase subunit alpha; this translates as MRTSFLGRRSVIKEGFRRLADLPEEERREQAVRLNELSQHMQREIDARVDAARKAETAKQLEAEWLDVTLPGQAPRTGSWHPLTEVVQRCLAVLRQLGFEHAEGPEVEDAYHNFDALNIPKHHPARDMQDTFWLGPEKLLRSHTTTVQARVLGQGRELPIKIAAAGRVYRNEAVDATHLAMFHQLEGFWLEPGLSVGHLKSLLAFVATSLYGEDVRFRFKPKYYPYTEPSLGLDIACTNCGGAGCEACHHIGWVTIIGAGMIHPAVLREFGYDRDGITGIAFGWGTTRMTAQWLGVSKVRPLYGSDQRLLNYLHRGQQ